A stretch of Enterobacter cloacae complex sp. ECNIH7 DNA encodes these proteins:
- a CDS encoding AzlC family ABC transporter permease — MKHHLSCLKGDTIKAIILVCLAVGVVGMSYGSLAMAYGFPVWVPFVLSITVLAGASEFMFIGIVASGGNPLAAAAAGLLVNARHVPFGVTVRELVGKRGLSLLGCHIMNDESVVFGLSQKTPEQRKAAYWLCGLGVAIVWPLGALLGAMVGKLLPDPETIGLDAVFPAILLALVVPAFKNRTTLIRACSGAALSLAAVPFAPVGLPVLLSLLGLAARKK; from the coding sequence ATGAAGCATCATCTCTCTTGCCTGAAAGGCGACACCATAAAAGCAATCATCCTGGTCTGCCTCGCGGTCGGCGTGGTCGGAATGTCATACGGCTCCCTGGCGATGGCCTACGGTTTCCCGGTCTGGGTACCGTTTGTACTCTCCATCACCGTACTCGCGGGCGCGTCAGAGTTTATGTTTATCGGCATCGTGGCAAGCGGCGGTAACCCGCTGGCGGCTGCGGCCGCGGGGTTGCTGGTCAACGCGCGGCACGTGCCGTTTGGCGTGACTGTCCGTGAGCTGGTCGGCAAACGTGGTCTGAGCCTGTTGGGCTGCCACATCATGAATGACGAAAGCGTGGTGTTTGGCCTGTCTCAAAAAACGCCCGAACAGCGCAAAGCGGCGTACTGGCTATGTGGTTTAGGCGTGGCGATTGTCTGGCCGCTGGGGGCCCTGCTGGGCGCTATGGTCGGCAAACTGCTGCCGGACCCGGAAACCATCGGGCTGGATGCGGTATTCCCGGCCATATTGCTGGCGCTGGTGGTGCCCGCGTTTAAAAACCGCACCACGCTGATCCGCGCCTGCAGCGGAGCCGCGCTGTCACTGGCCGCCGTGCCGTTTGCCCCGGTGGGATTACCGGTGCTGCTCTCCTTACTGGGTCTCGCTGCGAGGAAAAAATGA
- a CDS encoding AzlD domain-containing protein, with the protein MGNMTFFILGIAILSAGTYLMRLGGAKLGSRLALSERSQALLSDAATVLLFSVALATTFYESDHFAGMARVLGVAFAVFLAWRKMPLIVVIVAAAVVTALLRVAGIN; encoded by the coding sequence ATGGGAAATATGACGTTTTTTATTCTCGGCATCGCCATTTTGTCTGCGGGAACGTATCTGATGCGTCTTGGCGGGGCAAAACTGGGCAGCAGGCTGGCATTGTCAGAACGTTCACAGGCGCTGCTGTCAGATGCGGCAACGGTATTGCTGTTTTCCGTGGCGCTGGCGACCACGTTTTATGAAAGTGACCACTTTGCCGGCATGGCGCGCGTGCTGGGCGTGGCGTTTGCGGTATTTCTGGCCTGGCGAAAGATGCCGTTAATTGTGGTGATCGTGGCGGCGGCAGTGGTAACCGCGCTGCTGCGCGTGGCGGGCATAAACTAA
- a CDS encoding DUF1471 domain-containing protein, which yields MKSIKTFVAVIALATSFGSFAAQTVTATASTIDGAEAKIAAQAQEAGASSYKITQAFSGNRVHMTAELTK from the coding sequence ATGAAAAGCATCAAAACTTTTGTCGCTGTAATCGCTCTGGCTACTTCTTTCGGTTCTTTCGCTGCTCAGACCGTGACCGCAACCGCGTCAACCATTGACGGCGCAGAAGCGAAAATCGCGGCTCAGGCTCAGGAAGCAGGCGCGTCATCTTACAAAATTACCCAGGCGTTCTCAGGTAACCGCGTACACATGACTGCTGAACTGACTAAATAA